DNA from Devosia yakushimensis:
ATATGAGGGGCTCGTCAAGAAGTCCCGTCTTGGGGGAGGTAAGCGTCGATGAGGCTCATTCTGCTCGGACCGCCGGGAGCGGGGAAGGGTACTCAGGCCAAGATCCTGGTCGAGGCCTATGGTATTCCCCAGCTCTCGACCGGCGATATCCTGCGCTCGGCCATTGCGGCCAAGACCCCGCTGGGTCTCGAAGCCAAGGCTATCGTCGATCGCGGCGACCTGGTCAGTGACGTCATCGTCAATGGTATCGTCTCCGAACGGCTCGATGCCGAGGACTGCAAGCCTGGCTTCATCCTCGATGGCTTCCCGCGCACCATTGCGCAGGCCGAGGCGCTCGATCAGATGCTGATCGAGAAGGGCGTCAAGCTCGATGCCGTTATCGAAATCAAGGCCGATGCCGATGAATTGGTGCGCCGGGTGATCCAGCGCAGCAAGGAAAGCGGCGTTGCCCGTAGTGACGACAATGAGGAAGTGCTGCGCAAGCGCCTCGATGTTTACAAGGAGCAGACCGCCCCGCTGGTCGCCTATTATGGCGATAGCGGCCTGCTCAAGACCGTCGACGGCATGGAGCCGGTCGAAAAAGTCACGGCTGCGATCAAGTCCGCGATCACAGCCTGAGAACAGGGCAGGGGTTTGGCAGTTGACTCTGCCGAATCTAGTCCTTAAAGAACCGCGTCAGTCTCATGGATTATTGGGCTGGATTCGGTTCTCCAAATGTTGGGGGTCGAAATCCGGTCCCTTGTTGTTTAACGGCACGGCCCCCTGATGGTAACCCGTGTTGAATGAAGGAGAGCAGACGTGGCTCGTATTGCTGGCGTCAATATCCCGACCAATAAGCGCGTAATCATTGCGCTGCAGTATATCCACGGGATTGGCGAGAAGTTCGCCAAGGATATCACTGAAAAAGTCGGCATCCCTGCCGAGCGCCGTGTCAACGAGTTGACCGACGCCGAAGTGATTCAGATCCGTGAAGCCATCGACCGCGACTACGTGGTTGAGGGTGATCTTCGCCGCAATGTGGCGATGAACATCAAGCGGCTGATGGACCTGGGCAACTACCGTGGCCTGCGCCATCGTCGTGGCCTGCCGGTTCGCGGTCAGCGCACCCACACCAATGCCCGCACCCGCAAGGGTCCGGCAAAGCCGATCGCCGGCAAGAAGAAGTAAGAACCCGTATCGGGTTCTTCGATGTAGCTGCTGGGGCCATCTGGCTGACGGCAGCGCTGATATCGTTTAGAGGAATTAAATGGCTAAAGCTGAAGTCGCGCGCGTCCGTCGTAAGGAGCGCAAGAATATCACGTCGGGTGTTGCCCACGTGAATGCCTCGTTCAACAACACCATGATCACCATTGCCGATATGCAGGGTAACACGATTTCGTGGTCCTCCTCAGGTGTCATGGGCTTTAAGGGTTCGCGCAAGTCGACCCCTTATGCGGCTCAGGTCGCTGCTGAAGATGCTGCCAAGAAGGCGCAGGAACATGGCATGAAGACCCTCGAGGTCGAAGTTCGTGGTCCCGGTTCGGGTCGTGAATCGGCTCTGCGTGCCCTGCAGGCTGCCGGTTTCAACGTCACCTCGATCCGCGACGTGACCTCGATCCCGCATAACGGTTGCCGTCCGCGCAAGCGGCGCCGCGTCTAATTTAGACCGTCTGAGAAGCTCCCGGCCGATTGAATGGGCCGGGAGTCTTATTGCGTTTGCGGCGAAGCGGCGGGCTAGAGCCGCGATTTTGAAAGGACATTACCGTGACGATCCAGAGGAACTGGCAAGAACTGATCAAGCCGACCAAGCTGGAGATTGTTTCGGGCAGCGACAACGCGCGCGTGGCTTCGGTAGTTGCCGAGCCGCTTGAGCGCGGTTACGGGCTTACCCTGGGTAACGCTCTTCGTCGTGTGCTGCTGTCGTCGCTTCAGGGCGCGGCAGTTACCGCAATCCAGATTGACGGCATCCTGCATGAATTCTCCTCGCTTCCGGGCGTGCGTGAAGACATGACCGATCTCGTCCTCAACGTGAAGGAAATCGCGTTGAAGATGGGCGGCGAAGGCCCCAAGCGCCTTGGCCTGACCAAGCAGGGTCCGGGTGCCGTGACCGCCGGCGACATCAAGGTCACCGGTGATATCGAAGTGCTGAACCCCGAGCTGGTGATCTGCCATCTCGACGACGGCGCCGAGATCAATATCGAATTCACCGTCGACACCGGCAAGGGTTATGTCGCTGCCGACAAGAACCGTCCGGAAGATGCACCGATCGGCTATATCCCGGTCGACTCGCTGTTTTCCCCGGTTCGCCGTGTCAGCTACAAGGTCGATGCCACCCGTGCGGGTGAAAGCCTCGACAAGGACAAGCTGACCCTGCAGGTCGAGACCAATGGCGCCGTGTCGCCGGAAGATGCCGTGGCTTATGCTGCGCGTATCCTCCAGGACCAGCTGTCGGTGTTCGTGAACTTCGAAGAGCCCAGCAAGGAAAAGGCACAGGATGCCGTTCCCGAACTGGCCTTCAATCCGGCGCTGCTCAAGAAGGTCGACGAACTCGAGCTTTCGGTGCGTTCGGCCAACTGCCTCAAGAACGACAACATCGTTTATATCGGCGACCTGATCCAGAAGACGGAAGCCGAGA
Protein-coding regions in this window:
- a CDS encoding adenylate kinase; its protein translation is MRLILLGPPGAGKGTQAKILVEAYGIPQLSTGDILRSAIAAKTPLGLEAKAIVDRGDLVSDVIVNGIVSERLDAEDCKPGFILDGFPRTIAQAEALDQMLIEKGVKLDAVIEIKADADELVRRVIQRSKESGVARSDDNEEVLRKRLDVYKEQTAPLVAYYGDSGLLKTVDGMEPVEKVTAAIKSAITA
- the rpsM gene encoding 30S ribosomal protein S13 — translated: MARIAGVNIPTNKRVIIALQYIHGIGEKFAKDITEKVGIPAERRVNELTDAEVIQIREAIDRDYVVEGDLRRNVAMNIKRLMDLGNYRGLRHRRGLPVRGQRTHTNARTRKGPAKPIAGKKK
- the rpsK gene encoding 30S ribosomal protein S11 yields the protein MAKAEVARVRRKERKNITSGVAHVNASFNNTMITIADMQGNTISWSSSGVMGFKGSRKSTPYAAQVAAEDAAKKAQEHGMKTLEVEVRGPGSGRESALRALQAAGFNVTSIRDVTSIPHNGCRPRKRRRV
- a CDS encoding DNA-directed RNA polymerase subunit alpha, whose translation is MTVTIQRNWQELIKPTKLEIVSGSDNARVASVVAEPLERGYGLTLGNALRRVLLSSLQGAAVTAIQIDGILHEFSSLPGVREDMTDLVLNVKEIALKMGGEGPKRLGLTKQGPGAVTAGDIKVTGDIEVLNPELVICHLDDGAEINIEFTVDTGKGYVAADKNRPEDAPIGYIPVDSLFSPVRRVSYKVDATRAGESLDKDKLTLQVETNGAVSPEDAVAYAARILQDQLSVFVNFEEPSKEKAQDAVPELAFNPALLKKVDELELSVRSANCLKNDNIVYIGDLIQKTEAEMLRTPNFGRKSLNEIKEVLAQMGLHLGMDVNNWPPENIDDLAKRYEDHY